One window of the Gemmatimonadota bacterium genome contains the following:
- a CDS encoding DUF3604 domain-containing protein: MAVSHAHAQVASFSATPSVVDAGGYYTIHYTFTAGARGFARGGGVRIEIPVAYAETETLLWSAPQTASATAPGYVSATASNRARIRVQVAGLLRGIIEAHFEEAIPAGTTVSIRYQGQVQGIAGEIDARYQSRASASQPWATPARVPRITVRPARAELVSVSYPSDIVRDAPFALTVVALDRYGNLATDFAGTLQLQSTDSAAAIPPAVTFRAADRGRVVIPDAVFRTRGFQKVMATPSSTIATAFKYAMVGDSAPAMLHLFGDTHFHSGTGAQSQGFFTNATGTDVNTTGTGTFKALNLAGDHRANFTRAADAYTYARDVMHLDFASTAEHSAPLLTPAAWSASQDVSDAFNVPGRFTTFYGFEWTPDLNHYVVMYKSRAGQPIGHDSLPDFPSLARALELQDVPVLAIPHVSWPFGNHNIWQDSAGRAFRRIGEMYSLWNSRHLVQPDDEPQLFELDAANRWSYQYAWTRGLRLGVIAASDNHLGHPGANNSSVYVRHSGGLAGVLARSNDREHLWQSLTGRATYATTGTQIYLDFASDGHVMGSEYQSTTPPRLTGRIAGTNRLALVEVVRLNAGRYATVFSATPDRETFAFDLVDTTVVGPAMYYLRVRQVEEYPGRLYSHSTAEMAWSSPIWIDVPR; encoded by the coding sequence GTGGCTGTCTCCCACGCGCACGCGCAGGTGGCGTCCTTCTCCGCGACGCCGAGCGTGGTGGATGCGGGCGGCTACTACACCATCCACTACACCTTCACGGCGGGCGCGCGCGGCTTTGCCCGTGGCGGCGGCGTTCGCATCGAGATCCCGGTCGCGTACGCCGAGACCGAGACGCTGCTCTGGAGCGCACCGCAGACGGCGAGCGCGACGGCGCCGGGCTACGTCTCCGCTACCGCGTCGAATAGGGCACGCATCCGCGTGCAGGTCGCCGGGCTGCTGCGCGGGATCATCGAGGCGCATTTCGAGGAGGCGATCCCCGCCGGCACCACGGTGTCGATCCGCTATCAGGGGCAGGTGCAGGGGATCGCGGGCGAGATCGATGCGCGCTATCAGTCGCGCGCCAGTGCCAGTCAGCCATGGGCGACGCCGGCACGCGTCCCCCGTATCACGGTGCGCCCCGCGCGCGCCGAACTGGTCTCGGTCAGCTATCCGTCGGACATCGTACGCGACGCCCCGTTTGCCCTGACGGTCGTCGCGCTCGACCGATACGGTAACCTCGCCACGGACTTCGCGGGCACGCTGCAGCTGCAATCGACGGACTCGGCGGCCGCGATACCGCCAGCGGTCACCTTTCGCGCCGCCGATCGCGGGCGTGTCGTCATTCCCGATGCGGTCTTTCGCACTCGCGGCTTCCAGAAAGTGATGGCGACGCCGAGCAGCACGATCGCGACCGCGTTCAAGTACGCGATGGTCGGCGACAGCGCGCCGGCCATGCTGCACCTCTTCGGCGACACGCACTTTCACTCGGGCACGGGGGCGCAGAGCCAGGGCTTCTTCACGAACGCCACGGGCACCGACGTCAACACGACGGGCACGGGCACCTTCAAGGCGTTGAACCTCGCCGGCGACCATCGCGCGAACTTCACGCGCGCAGCGGACGCGTACACGTACGCCCGCGACGTCATGCATCTCGACTTCGCCAGCACGGCGGAGCACTCGGCGCCGCTCCTCACGCCTGCCGCCTGGAGCGCATCGCAGGATGTGTCCGATGCGTTCAACGTTCCCGGTCGATTCACGACGTTCTACGGCTTCGAATGGACGCCCGACCTGAATCACTACGTCGTGATGTACAAGAGCCGAGCGGGGCAACCGATCGGGCATGACAGCCTCCCCGACTTTCCGTCGCTGGCGCGCGCACTGGAGCTGCAGGACGTTCCCGTCCTCGCGATTCCGCACGTCTCCTGGCCATTCGGCAATCACAACATCTGGCAGGACTCGGCCGGGCGCGCCTTCCGTCGCATCGGCGAGATGTACTCGCTCTGGAACAGCCGTCATCTCGTGCAGCCCGACGACGAGCCGCAGCTGTTCGAGTTGGACGCCGCGAATCGCTGGTCATACCAGTACGCGTGGACGCGTGGCCTCCGGCTTGGCGTGATCGCCGCGAGCGACAATCACCTCGGGCATCCCGGTGCAAACAACTCGTCCGTCTACGTGCGCCACTCGGGCGGACTCGCCGGCGTCCTGGCCCGCTCCAACGATCGTGAGCATCTCTGGCAGAGCCTGACCGGCCGCGCGACCTACGCGACCACCGGCACGCAGATCTATCTGGACTTCGCGAGCGACGGACACGTGATGGGCAGCGAGTATCAGTCCACAACGCCGCCGCGGCTCACCGGACGCATCGCAGGGACGAATCGACTGGCGTTGGTGGAGGTCGTGCGTCTCAACGCGGGGCGCTACGCGACGGTTTTCAGCGCCACTCCGGATCGGGAGACGTTCGCCTTCGACCTCGTGGACACGACCGTCGTCGGACCGGCGATGTACTACCTGCGCGTGAGGCAGGTCGAGGAATACCCAGGCCGATTGTACTCGCACTCCACCGCCGAGATGGCGTGGTCGAGCCCGATCTGGATCGACGTCCCTCGGTAG